Genomic window (Staphylococcus debuckii):
GCGGTTAACTTTATTAAGTTGACACGCGAGCAACAACTCGATGTTATATCAAGAACATTCCACGAAAGAATGTAGTGGAGTAGTGTGAAGCAGGTGTGTGGAAAGGGTGAAGCGGCCGTGGACGAGAATCTAGACATAAGATTTTGAGAAGGGAGAGGGACAGAAATAATTTTGGATAAAATTATTTCGTCTTCCCGCCCCGGCAAGGCTAACTAGAATAGAAAAAGCTTGGAACAAGCGCATTTTCTATTCAGATAGCTACTGTCAGTCTAGAAAAGGATGTAATCTAGACACAAGTTTTTAAGAAGTGTCTAGAAAAGGATATAATCTAGACACAAGATTTTAAGAAGTGTCTAGAAAAGGGCATAATCTGGACACAAGATTTCGAGAAGTGTCTAGAAAAGAGTGTAATCTAGACACAAGTTTTTGAGAAGTGTCTAGAAAATTCCGCAACTCGCAATCCGCTTTCCCATACACGCCCGACGCCCACACAACCGCAACACACCACCCAAAATACTAAGGAGGTCTATACAATGGAAGGACGAATTCACTCTGTAGAAAGCTTGGGCACGGTCGACGGGCCAGGCCTACGATATATCATATTTACACAAGGCTGCTTATTGCGTTGCCTCTATTGCCATAACCCTGACACTTGGAATTTGACCGATGCGCCACGCAAAGTGAGTGCAGAGGAACTCGTCGCAGAAATACTTCCGTATCGTCCTTATTTCAGCACTTCAGGCGGTGGTGTCACAGTGAGCGGAGGAGAACCGCTTCTGCAAATGCCTTTCTTAGAACTCCTTTTCCAGCAGTTGAAAGCAGAAGGCATTCACACTTGTATCGATACATCAGCCGGTTGCGTCAACGAAACACCAACCTTTCTCGCGCACCTAGACAACTTGCTCGAATATACAGATCTTATACTGCTCGATCTTAAACACATCGACAACGACAAACACTTGGCACTGACCGGCAAACCTAACCAGCATATCTTGAAATTTGCACAACATTTGTCCGAACGCAAACAACCCGTGTGGATCCGTCACGTCCTCGTTCCAGGGTATACCGATGACGAAGACGATCTCATCCAGCTTGGCAAATTTATCGCTACACTAGACAACGTCGAACGCTTCGAAATCTTGCCATACCATCAACTCGGCGTGCACAAATACGAAGCACTCGGGCAAACCTATCCCTTGGAAGGCGTGCAAGAGCCGAGCGAAGCAGCAGTCGCACGTGCTTACGAACTCGTCAACTTCCAAGGCGCAACACCACTTTCCATTCACTAATATCATCCATCCCGGAGCAGGCACTTGAACCCACTCAAGTGTCTGCATTTGTTATGCTAGAACCAAAGACAAGAGAGGCTGGTGGGACCATGGAAGACTCAGTATTCCAACACATTGCACATCGCTACGATAATGACCCTCAAATTCACCTGACGGGAAAAATTGCGGGAGAGATGGAAGCACGCATGAGTACCCCGCACCGTTTGCTAGACTACGGCTGCGGAACAGGATTAGTAGGTTTGCGCTTTGCGGACGAAGCGGACCACATCATCTTTGCAGATGCAGAGAATGAAATGCTGAAAATAGTACAACGGAAAATTAAGGACTTAGATTTAAAGCATGCAGAAACATTGCATCTTAACGTAGTCGAGGATAAGCTGCCTGATATACAAGTCGACACCATTATCATGTCCTTGGTAATGTTGCATGTTTCAGATACCCAAACGTTGTTAAAACAATTGTTCAAATTGTTTGAGCCAGGCGGTCAAATTCTAATAGCAGATTTTAATTACAACGAGAACGTCAGTCATCCGCTTATTCATTCAGGCTTTACACAAGAAGAAGTCAAAGCACAATTGGAAAAGGCAGGGTTCACGGACCCGACGATCCATACTTTTTACCAAGGCGAAAAAATCTTTATGAATCAAGATGCATCACTATTTTTAGCAAAGGCAAACAAATCATAACCAACAATATTTGACATTTATGTGAAATCTTCATTAAACTATTTGTGTTGTTAAAATGGATTTAAAATTATATTTGATTCATAGATGCATTTGAGCAATTGAAAATTTAAGGAGGGTTTTAAATGTTCGATAAAATTTTAACATCCCTAAAAGTTGGGGAACTTACAGTGGATACACGTTTGGAAAAAGCTGAATTCAAAGCTGATGAAACAATCTCTGGGAAAGTTGTTTTAAAAGGTGGAGACAATGATCAGCAAGTCGCAAGAATCAGATTGACATTGCTTGAACCAAAAGAAGGTTCTGATGAAAATAAAGATTTCGGCGAATCTGATAAAGTCTTGCAAATGGGTTCTGTTGCAAAGTAAAAAAATATAGCTAACCACTAATTTATCATGTCAGTGTTCGCTTAACTTGCTAGCATGATGCTAATTTCGTGGCATGGCGAAAATCCGTAGATCTGAAGAGACCTGCGGTTCTTTTTATATAGAGCGTAAATACATTCAATACCTTTTAAAGTATTCTTTGCCGTATTGATACTTTGATATCTTGTCTTTCTTACTTTAATATGACGGTGATCTTGCTCAATGAGATTATTCAGATATTTCGATGTACAATGACAGTCAGGTTTAAGTTTAAAAGCTTTAATGACTTTAGCCATTGCGACCTTCGTTGAAGGTGCCTGATCTGTAATTACCTTTTGAGGTTTACCAAATTGTTTAATGAGACGTTTGATAAACGCATATGCTGAATGATTATCTCGTTGCTTACGCAACCAAATATCTAATGTATGTCCCTCTGCATCAATGGCACGATATAAATAACTCCATTTTCCTTTTATTTTGATGTACGTCTCATCAATACGCCATTTGTAATAAGCTTTTTTATGCTTTTTCTTCCAAATTTGATATAAAATTGGGGCATATTCTTGAACCCAACGGTAGACCGTTGAATGATGAACGTTTACACCACGTTCCCTTAATATTTCAGATATATCACGATAACTCAATGCATATCTTAGATAGTAGCCAACGGCTACAGTGATAACATCCTTGTTAAATTGTTTATATCTGAAATAGTTCATACAGAAGACTCCTTTTTGTTAAAATTATACTATAAATTCAACTTTGCAACAGAACCCACGGTAATACCTGCTGTACCGCCACCTACAATAACAATTTGATAATATTTACTCATTTTTCCACACCCTTAAATTATTTTAATGATTCTGGAAAATCTTTATATCCTTCTCTAATATTCACGACATTTTCAAATCCTTTATTTTCTAAGATACCCACTGCGATTGAACTTCTAACTCCTGACTGACAATGTACGTATATTTTATCTTCTTTATTAAATGGAATATTTTCATTTAATAATTTACCATGTGGAATATTGACTGCTTGATCTAAGTGTCCATTATTCCATTCTTCATCATTACGTACGTCGAGTACATTTGCTTCTTCACCAGTCATATCAGCGCTGTGGATGGATTGTGTTAGAACTTCTGATTTTGGTAAACGATAGCCTGCTACATTGTCAAAACCAATTAATTGTAAAGTATGCGTTGCTTGCTCAACTGTAGATTTATCTCCAATTAAATCTACATCTTTTTCAAAATCTAAATACCAACCGATCTGGTTAATAAAGTTTTTGTTATAAGGAATATTGATTGTTCCTTGTGTATGGCCACCGTGAAAGGCTTCTTTGCTACGAAGATCAAATGCTATTCTTTCATTATCTAAACTAGGATAAACGTTGTATGGTTGATACAAGTTCATACCAAACTGATTGATTTGTTTCATCTGTGCAAAGTGATGGGGTGGCGCTGGTTGATTTGATGTTAATGTTTCAATGAATTTGGTTTCATCAGTTTCATTAAATGCCCAGTTATTTATTTTTTCATAACCTAATGTAGACATTGGTACGGCGCCTAATGCTTTGCCACAAGGACTTCCAGCACCGTGACCTGGCCAAATTTGAATATAATCTGGTAAATCTTTAACACTTTCTAGAGATTGATACATTTGTTTCGCACTAACTTCTGTAGAACCTTCTATTTGAACTGATTTTTCTAGTAAATCAGGTCTACCGATATCACCAACAAAAATAAAGTCACCACTAAATATACCCATTGGAACGCTTGATCCGCCACCTTCATCAGTGAGTAAGAAACTGATACTCTCAGGGGTATGACCAGGTGTATGCAATACTTCTAATTTAATGTTACCTACATGAATAATATCTTGATGGTTAACAAAATGTGTTTGTTCTGGCATATTACGATAACTTAATTCATCGTCACCTTCTCCAGATACATATACGTTTGCATTCAATTGTTCTGCCACATCTCTAATGCCTGAAGCAAAATCAGCGTGGATATGAGTTTCTGCAGCTTGTGTAATTGTAAAACCTTCACTATCTGCAACTTCCATATATTTTGTTAAGTCACGTACAGGGTCAATTATTATTGCCTCTCCTGTGCGTTGACAGCCAACTAAATAAGATGCTTGAGATAAATTATTATCGTAAAATTGTTTGAAAAACATATAAAAAACTCCTTATTTTAATAGATTTAATTAAATAAATAAATTATGACTCGCGTTTTCAGTATCGCCTATATAAGTACCTACACCGCCGTACTCAACTTCGTCTCTTAATTCTTCTTTTGTAATGCCCATGACCTCCATGCTCATGGTGCATGCGATTAATTTAATATCTTGAGCTATCGCTTGATTAATGAGTGATGGTAATGAATCAACGTTTTTCTTTTTCATTACGTAACGCATCATGATATTACCTAAACCGAACATATTCATTTTAGAGAGTGGCATTTTCAAAGGTGTTTTTGGCAACATAAAATCAAACATTTTTGCGATACCTTTCTTTTTAACGTTAACTGTTTGCGCTTTTTTCAATGCGTTAAGTCCCCAGAAAGTAAAGAAGATGGTTACATCTCTTCCTGCAGCTTTAGCACCATTCGCAATAATCATTGCTGCCACTGCTTTATCTAATTCTCCACTAAATAGTACAATTGTAGTGCCTTTAGACGTGTGACTCACTTCTAAATTTTTGGGTTGTCCTTTTTGAATAATTGCTTTAATTTCATTGTCGCCCTCCTCAAGTCTTACTAATACGTGTCCCGTTTGTTTCGCCCAACTTTTAATATCACTTGCGAATCCTGGATCTGTGACTGTAACCTCAATTTGGTCACCTTCTTGAATATTTTTTATTTCTTTACTGATATTTACAATAGGGCCTGGACATTGAAGACCACTATAGTTAAATTTTTTACGCTCTACTTTAATTTCTACATTTGTCCTTTCTTCTTTTGTATCATCGCTGACGTTTTTTTCTTCATATGCTTTATAGCCGCCCTCTAAATTTACAACGTCATAACCTTGTTCAGCTAAATATTTACTAGCTTTAGCACTTCTGTTACCACTTTTACAGTGTATATAATAGGTTTTATTTTTGTCTTTATTGAATGACTCAATCTCATCTACAGGATGCAGTATAGCACCATTGATATGCCCTAATTCATATTCTTCTTGTGTTCTTACATCAATCAATTGACCTTGAGAAGTTAATTTTTCTAACTCTGATTTACTTAAATCATTAATGTGTTTTTCATTATATTGTTTCATAATAACCTCCTGTTAAATACCTATGGGGGTATGTTAAAAGATATAACTCTTTTTGTCAAATACCCCCTCGGGTATTTGACAAACTTTTTTTATTTTATTACTATGACTATATTCAATTAAAAGTGGAGGAAATTACTATGAATTATGATAAAAACATGATCAATCGTATTAATAGAGTACAAGGACAACTCAATGGAGTTATTAAAATGATGGAAGAAGAAAAGCATTGTAAAGATGTGATTACGCAACTTAGTGCTTCAAAAAGTTCATTACAAAGATTAATGGGGATTATTATTAGCGAAAATTTAATCGAATGCGTCAATTCAGCTAACGATAACAATGAAGATTCACAAGAAATAATTAATGAAGCTGTTAACTTATTGGTGAAAAGTAAGTAATGGACATTATAACTGTTATTATCATGTTGCTCATTGGAGTATTCGGGGGGTTTATATCTGGGCTAGTAGGTATAGGCGGGGCTATCATTATTTATCCAGCTATTTTATTGTTGCCACCACTATTTGGGGAACCTTCATATAGCGCATATATAGCATCAGGACTTACTTCTAGTCAAGTCTTTTTTAGTACCTTAAGTGGCTCTTTGAAAGCAATGAAAAAATCAGAATTCTCACCCCAATTGGTTTTTTATATGGGGGGCGGTATGATTATAGGTAGCATGTTAGGTGCGTTGCTAGCAAATTTATTTGATGCTACATTCGTAAATACGGTGTATATTATCATTGCTTTACTTGCATTAATATTAATGTTTATTAACGTGAAATCTAGTACAGACCAGTCTTCCTTTAATAAGCCTTTATTAGTTATTGTAGGTCTTTTCGTTGGTATCATTTCCGGTATAGTTGGAGCAGGCGGCTCCTTTATTATTATTCCTATATTATTAGTTTTATTCAAATTACCAATGAATACAGTTGTTGCTAATAGTATAATAATTGCTTTTATATCTTCAATTGGCGCCTTTATCATTAAACTTATACAAGGTTACATTCCTCTAGAAGACGCGTTATTTTTAATAATAGGAAGTATTATTTTCGCTCCGTTAGGTTTAAAATTAGGTAAAAAAGTTCCTAGTTTTGTACAAAAGTGGATTATCAGTATTTTAATTATTATTGCAATTATTCAAATTGCTTTATAAATAAAAAAGAGAAGTACAAATATTAGTTGTACTTCTCTTTTTTATTTATAAAGTTAAAACATTCTTATATAGCAAGTAAATTAACACCTCTTAATATTAAGTTAAGAGGTTTTGTATCAAAAACGAAGGTTTAAGAGACGGAGTGATTGAGAATGAAGTTGATCGTGAAGCGGCTTATGAAAGTTTGATTAAACAGTCTAAAAGGCTCTCAAATATGTTTGATGAATTGACGAATGTTGCAGCGTTGGAATTACCCAATAAAGAAGCGGTGGAAATGATACAAATCGATCAACTGCTTATTACAATTTTAAGCGGCTACGAACAGCGCATGAAACTAGATTTACGTAATTTAGAAGTGAATTTTTGTAATCAATTTGAACCCTTTAAACAATATCCTCGTCCTTTAGAACGTATTCTAACCAATTTAATAGATAATGCTTTGAAATTTTCTCCCTCAGGCAGTCCCATTAATTTGTCACTGGCTGAAAATCATCAAAACATCGATATTATAATTCAAGATAAAGGAATAGGCATTCAGCCTGAACATCTTTCGCGTATCTTTGAGCGTACATTCAGAGTTGAACATTCAAGGAATAACGAAACTGGAGGTTCTGGT
Coding sequences:
- the pflA gene encoding pyruvate formate-lyase-activating protein is translated as MEGRIHSVESLGTVDGPGLRYIIFTQGCLLRCLYCHNPDTWNLTDAPRKVSAEELVAEILPYRPYFSTSGGGVTVSGGEPLLQMPFLELLFQQLKAEGIHTCIDTSAGCVNETPTFLAHLDNLLEYTDLILLDLKHIDNDKHLALTGKPNQHILKFAQHLSERKQPVWIRHVLVPGYTDDEDDLIQLGKFIATLDNVERFEILPYHQLGVHKYEALGQTYPLEGVQEPSEAAVARAYELVNFQGATPLSIH
- a CDS encoding class I SAM-dependent methyltransferase: MLEPKTREAGGTMEDSVFQHIAHRYDNDPQIHLTGKIAGEMEARMSTPHRLLDYGCGTGLVGLRFADEADHIIFADAENEMLKIVQRKIKDLDLKHAETLHLNVVEDKLPDIQVDTIIMSLVMLHVSDTQTLLKQLFKLFEPGGQILIADFNYNENVSHPLIHSGFTQEEVKAQLEKAGFTDPTIHTFYQGEKIFMNQDASLFLAKANKS
- a CDS encoding sporulation protein; translation: MFDKILTSLKVGELTVDTRLEKAEFKADETISGKVVLKGGDNDQQVARIRLTLLEPKEGSDENKDFGESDKVLQMGSVAK
- a CDS encoding IS6-like element IS257 family transposase, with the translated sequence MNYFRYKQFNKDVITVAVGYYLRYALSYRDISEILRERGVNVHHSTVYRWVQEYAPILYQIWKKKHKKAYYKWRIDETYIKIKGKWSYLYRAIDAEGHTLDIWLRKQRDNHSAYAFIKRLIKQFGKPQKVITDQAPSTKVAMAKVIKAFKLKPDCHCTSKYLNNLIEQDHRHIKVRKTRYQSINTAKNTLKGIECIYALYKKNRRSLQIYGFSPCHEISIMLAS
- the cstB gene encoding persulfide dioxygenase-sulfurtransferase CstB, encoding MFFKQFYDNNLSQASYLVGCQRTGEAIIIDPVRDLTKYMEVADSEGFTITQAAETHIHADFASGIRDVAEQLNANVYVSGEGDDELSYRNMPEQTHFVNHQDIIHVGNIKLEVLHTPGHTPESISFLLTDEGGGSSVPMGIFSGDFIFVGDIGRPDLLEKSVQIEGSTEVSAKQMYQSLESVKDLPDYIQIWPGHGAGSPCGKALGAVPMSTLGYEKINNWAFNETDETKFIETLTSNQPAPPHHFAQMKQINQFGMNLYQPYNVYPSLDNERIAFDLRSKEAFHGGHTQGTINIPYNKNFINQIGWYLDFEKDVDLIGDKSTVEQATHTLQLIGFDNVAGYRLPKSEVLTQSIHSADMTGEEANVLDVRNDEEWNNGHLDQAVNIPHGKLLNENIPFNKEDKIYVHCQSGVRSSIAVGILENKGFENVVNIREGYKDFPESLK
- a CDS encoding DsrE/DsrF/DrsH-like family protein, yielding MKQYNEKHINDLSKSELEKLTSQGQLIDVRTQEEYELGHINGAILHPVDEIESFNKDKNKTYYIHCKSGNRSAKASKYLAEQGYDVVNLEGGYKAYEEKNVSDDTKEERTNVEIKVERKKFNYSGLQCPGPIVNISKEIKNIQEGDQIEVTVTDPGFASDIKSWAKQTGHVLVRLEEGDNEIKAIIQKGQPKNLEVSHTSKGTTIVLFSGELDKAVAAMIIANGAKAAGRDVTIFFTFWGLNALKKAQTVNVKKKGIAKMFDFMLPKTPLKMPLSKMNMFGLGNIMMRYVMKKKNVDSLPSLINQAIAQDIKLIACTMSMEVMGITKEELRDEVEYGGVGTYIGDTENASHNLFI
- the cstR gene encoding persulfide-sensing transcriptional repressor CstR, with amino-acid sequence MNYDKNMINRINRVQGQLNGVIKMMEEEKHCKDVITQLSASKSSLQRLMGIIISENLIECVNSANDNNEDSQEIINEAVNLLVKSK
- a CDS encoding sulfite exporter TauE/SafE family protein, encoding MDIITVIIMLLIGVFGGFISGLVGIGGAIIIYPAILLLPPLFGEPSYSAYIASGLTSSQVFFSTLSGSLKAMKKSEFSPQLVFYMGGGMIIGSMLGALLANLFDATFVNTVYIIIALLALILMFINVKSSTDQSSFNKPLLVIVGLFVGIISGIVGAGGSFIIIPILLVLFKLPMNTVVANSIIIAFISSIGAFIIKLIQGYIPLEDALFLIIGSIIFAPLGLKLGKKVPSFVQKWIISILIIIAIIQIAL
- a CDS encoding sensor histidine kinase, translated to MIENEVDREAAYESLIKQSKRLSNMFDELTNVAALELPNKEAVEMIQIDQLLITILSGYEQRMKLDLRNLEVNFCNQFEPFKQYPRPLERILTNLIDNALKFSPSGSPINLSLAENHQNIDIIIQDKGIGIQPEHLSRIFERTFRVEHSRNNETGGSGLGLYIANELAAQIGGTIKAESNPGKGTKMIVSIPRL